The Macrobrachium nipponense isolate FS-2020 chromosome 1, ASM1510439v2, whole genome shotgun sequence genome includes a window with the following:
- the LOC135219003 gene encoding protein FAM200C-like: MMKLCIAKHGDPFTDGDFIKAPFLEYSEVLFDGISNKHVIISWIKDMAVSAKTVERRISEVADNVSQQQMVALTSAPVFIVALDESVDISGIPHMAVFARYSDKEVPKELCCLKPMYGTTKGEDILKAFTDHFENRGVDIGKIFAITTGVLLLWQEKKGGFTKMVEDKIGHPILKFHCIVQENLCAKISSSDLNKVMATVTKVVIFLVAHSSLTHRQFQAFLEEVDSVNKDIPLHCSVRC, from the coding sequence ATGATGAAACTGTGTATTGCTAAGCATGGAGACCCTTTTACTGATGGAGATTTTATAAAAGCACCTTTCCTAGAGTACTCTGAGGTGTTATTTGATGGCATATCAAACAAACACGTTATCATCTCATGGATAAAAGACATGGCTGTCTCAGCTAAAACCGTGGAGAGACGTATTTCTGAAGTGGCTGATAACGTAAGTCAGCAGCAAATGGTTGCTTTAACAAGTGCACCTGTGTTCATTGTGGCCCTGGATGAAAGCGTGGATATCAGTGGCATCCCCCACATGGCTGTTTTTGCCAGGTATAGTGACAAAGAGGTACCCAAGGAGCTGTGTTGTCTTAAACCTATGTATGGCACCACcaagggagaagacatactgaagGCGTTCACTGACCATTTTGAGAACAGAGGGGTAGACATAGGAAAGATTTTTGCCATTACAACAGGGGTGCTCCTGCTATGGcaggaaaaaaaggggggttttacTAAGATGGTTGAGGATAAAATTGGGCACCCCATTCTGAAATTCCACTGCATAGTTCAAGAAAATTTATGTGCCAAGATCTCGAGCTCTGATCTCAACAAGGTGATGGCTACTGTTACAAAAGTAGTAATTTTTCTTGTTGCACACTCTTCTCTTACACACAGGCAGTTTCAAGCTTTCCTTGAAGAGGTGGACAGTGTGAACAAAGATATACCCTTGCACTGCAGTGTTAGGTGTTAA